Within Raineyella sp. W15-4, the genomic segment CGGGCGCAGCCGCTGGAGACCAGGCTGCGGCAGGTGGTCGACATCCTCGTGGCCCGGACCCGTCGGGTGAGCGGGCTGTTCGCGGCACTGCACCGCCCCGCCCGAGATGCCCGCTCGGCGCGGGACCCCCGCACCGACCGCGGCACCCACGCCGACCACGATCCCGCCGAGCACCACGCCCGGCACGGCCACCACCACGGCCCGCCCGACCTGCAGGACCGACAGCGGCTCACCACCGCCGTGGCCGATGTGCTGGCCCCGGACGCCGAACACCTCGACCTCGATCCGGCCGCCGCCGCCTCGTTCGTACGATCGGTGGTGACCGCCGCCACCCACCCCATCCTCGGCGACGACCAACTGACGGACCCCGGACTCCTCGCCCACCTGCTCCTGAAGGCACTCCAGAAGGACTTGATGTGAAGCATCCCCTCAACCGGCTCCTGGTGCGTCACCTGAGCCCCTATTCCGGTCACCTGCTCGGTGTCGTCGCGCTGCAGTTCGCCGCGACGATCGCCTCCCTGTTCCTGCCCACCCTCAACGCCGCGATCATCGACGACGGCGTGGCCAAGGGCGACACCCCCTTCATCTGGAGCCACGGCGCCATCATGCTGGGGGTCAGCCTGGTCCAGGTGGTCTGCCAGATCTCTGCGGTGCTGCTCGGCAGCATGGTGGCGATGCGGTTCGGCCGCGACACCCGGGCGGCGATCTTCTCCCGGGTGCTGTCCTTCTCCTCGCGGGAGGTCAACCGGTTCGGCGCACCGTCACTGATCACCCGCAACACCAACGACGTCCAGCAGGTCCAGATGCTGGTGCTGATGACCTGCATCATGATCCTCGGCGCCCCGATCACCATGGTCGGCGGCGTGGTGATGGCGCTGCGCAGCGACTGGCACATGTCCTGGCTGATCGTCGCCGCGGTGGTCGTACTGGGCGTCAGCATCGGTCTGCTGGTGAGCCGGATGGTCCCGCTCTTCCAGTCCATGCAGAAGCGGATCGACGTGCTCAACCGGGTGCTGCGCGAGCAGATCTCCGGCATCCGGGTGGTCCGGGCCTTCGTCCGGGAGCCGTACGAGGCGGAGCGGTTCGCCGCCGCGAACGGTGACCTCACCGGCACCGCGTTGGCCGTCGGGCGACTGATGGCCAGCATGTTCCCGGTGGTGATGCTGATCCTCAACGTGTCCAGCGTCGCCGTGCTGTGGTTCGGCGCCTACCAGATCGACGCCGGGCACATCCAGGTCGGTCAGCTGACGGCCTTCCTGCAGTACCTGATGCAGATCCTGATGAGCGGCATGATGGCCGTGATGATGATCGTCATGGTGCCCCGGGCCGCGGTCTGCGCGGACCGGATCATGGAGGTCCTCGACACCGAGAGCAGCGTCGTCCCGCCGGCCGAGCCGGTCCGTACGGTGACGTCGCACGGCACCGTGGCGCTGACCGGGGTCGGCTTCACCTACCCCGGCGCGGACTCCCCGGTGCTGCAGGACATCAGCTTCACCATGGCGCCCGGTCGGACCACGGCGATCATCGGCTCCACCGGTTCGGGCAAGACCACCCTGGTCAGCCTGCTCCCGCGGCTGCACGACGCGACCGAGGGGACGGTCGAGGTGGACGGCGTCGACGTACGGCGGCTCGAACCGGAGCTGCTGTGGAGCCGGATCGGCCTGGTGCCGCAGAAGCCGTACCTGTTCACCGGGACGGTGGCCAGCAACCTGCGCTACGGCAACCCCGACGCCACCGACGCGGAGCTGTGGCACGCCCTCGAGGTGGCGCAGGCACGGGACTTCGTCGAGGCGATGCCCGGCGGTCTGGACGCGCCGATCGCCCAGGGCGGCACCAACGTCTCCGGTGGCCAGCGGCAGCGGCTCTCCATCGCCCGCGCCCTGGTCCGCCAGCCCGACCTCTACATCTTCGACGACTCGTTCTCGGCCCTGGACGTGGCCACCGACGCCCGGCTGCGGGCGGCGCTGGCCCGGGAGATCGCCGACGAGGCGGTGCTGATCGTCGGCCAGCGGGTGTCGACCATCGCCGGCGCCGACCAGATCCTGGTCCTCGAGGACGGCCGGATCGTCGGCCGCGGCACCCACCAGGAACTGCTCGCCGACAACCCCACCTACCGCGAGATCGTCGAGTCCCAGATGAGCGCCGAGGAGGCCGCAGCATGAGCACCGCAGAGTCCTCCCGCGGGGCATCCACCCCCGCAACGTCCCCCGGGGCGACCACGGCCGCCCCGGAGCGCCCGAAGTTCGGGCCCCAGGGACGCGGCGGCGGCCCCGGCGGCGGGCCGGGCGGCCACATGATGGGCCGTCCCGCGGAGAAGGCGTCGAACTTCGGCCCCTCGCTGCGTCGGCTGCTCGGGCACCTGCGCCCCGAACGGGCCCTCATCGTCCTGGTCCTGGTGATGGCCGCGGCAGGCGTGGCCTTCAACGTCGTCGGCCCCAAGCTGATCGGCCGGGCCACTGACATCATCTTCGCCGGCGTGATCGGCAAGTCGCTGCCGGCCACCATCACCCAGGCCGGACAGACCATCGCGGTGACCAAAGAGATGATCATCGAGGCGCTGCGGTCGTACGCCCAGGGTGGTCCGGCGATGCCCGGCCTCAGCGGCGGCGCGGTCACCCCCACCACCGCCGGCCGGTTCGCCGACATGCTGCAGGGGATGAACGTCGTCCCCGGGCAGGGCATCCAGTTCGGTGACCTGGCGGCCGTGCTGGGGCTGGCGCTGGGCCTGTACGTCCTGTCCGGCGTGCTGATGTGGGGACAGGCCTACCTCCTCAACGGCGTCGTCCAGCGCTCCGTCTATCGGCTCCGCGAGGAGGTCGCCGACAAGATCAACCGGCTGCCGCTGTCGTACTTCGACCGGCAGCCCCGCGGCGAACTGCTCAGCCGGGTCACCAACGACATCGACAACATCGCCCAGACCCTGCAACAGACCCTCTCCCAGCTGCTCAACGGGCTGCTGACGATCGTCGGCGTCGGCGTGATGATGTTCGTCGTCTCGCCGGTGCTGGGCGCGATCGCGATCGCCGCGATCCCGGTGTCGGTGGTGCTGGTCTCGATCATCGGCAAGCAGTCGCAGAAGCAGTTCGTGCTCAACTGGCGCTACACCGGTGAGCTCAACGGCCGGATCGAGGAGGCCTACACCGGTCACTCGCTGGTCAAGGTCTTCGGCCGCCGCCGCGAGGTGGAGGCAGCCTTCGGTGAGAGCAACGACCGGCTCTACGCGGCCGGCTTCCGGGCGCAGTTCATCTCCGGCATCATCATGCCGACGATGTTCTTCGTC encodes:
- a CDS encoding helix-turn-helix domain-containing protein; this encodes MTRARRLPPEDRRDAIIAATGPLLAEAGPNVSTRQIAAACGIAEGTLFRVFPTKRDLLEATLRASLDPTADVDRLRAIDRAQPLETRLRQVVDILVARTRRVSGLFAALHRPARDARSARDPRTDRGTHADHDPAEHHARHGHHHGPPDLQDRQRLTTAVADVLAPDAEHLDLDPAAAASFVRSVVTAATHPILGDDQLTDPGLLAHLLLKALQKDLM
- a CDS encoding ABC transporter ATP-binding protein, whose product is MKHPLNRLLVRHLSPYSGHLLGVVALQFAATIASLFLPTLNAAIIDDGVAKGDTPFIWSHGAIMLGVSLVQVVCQISAVLLGSMVAMRFGRDTRAAIFSRVLSFSSREVNRFGAPSLITRNTNDVQQVQMLVLMTCIMILGAPITMVGGVVMALRSDWHMSWLIVAAVVVLGVSIGLLVSRMVPLFQSMQKRIDVLNRVLREQISGIRVVRAFVREPYEAERFAAANGDLTGTALAVGRLMASMFPVVMLILNVSSVAVLWFGAYQIDAGHIQVGQLTAFLQYLMQILMSGMMAVMMIVMVPRAAVCADRIMEVLDTESSVVPPAEPVRTVTSHGTVALTGVGFTYPGADSPVLQDISFTMAPGRTTAIIGSTGSGKTTLVSLLPRLHDATEGTVEVDGVDVRRLEPELLWSRIGLVPQKPYLFTGTVASNLRYGNPDATDAELWHALEVAQARDFVEAMPGGLDAPIAQGGTNVSGGQRQRLSIARALVRQPDLYIFDDSFSALDVATDARLRAALAREIADEAVLIVGQRVSTIAGADQILVLEDGRIVGRGTHQELLADNPTYREIVESQMSAEEAAA
- a CDS encoding ABC transporter ATP-binding protein codes for the protein MSTAESSRGASTPATSPGATTAAPERPKFGPQGRGGGPGGGPGGHMMGRPAEKASNFGPSLRRLLGHLRPERALIVLVLVMAAAGVAFNVVGPKLIGRATDIIFAGVIGKSLPATITQAGQTIAVTKEMIIEALRSYAQGGPAMPGLSGGAVTPTTAGRFADMLQGMNVVPGQGIQFGDLAAVLGLALGLYVLSGVLMWGQAYLLNGVVQRSVYRLREEVADKINRLPLSYFDRQPRGELLSRVTNDIDNIAQTLQQTLSQLLNGLLTIVGVGVMMFVVSPVLGAIAIAAIPVSVVLVSIIGKQSQKQFVLNWRYTGELNGRIEEAYTGHSLVKVFGRRREVEAAFGESNDRLYAAGFRAQFISGIIMPTMFFVGNLSYVLVAVVGGLRVASGQMQLGDVQAFIQYSRMFTQPITQVASMANLLQSGVASAERVFEVLDAEEEPADAAGHLNPTRGRVEFESIDFSYDPDKPLITDLSLVAEPGHTIAIVGPTGAGKTTLVNLIMRFYELQGGRITLDGVDITSVPRHELRQNIGMVLQDTWLFHGTIRDNIAYGRPGATEEEILAAARATYVDRFVHSLPGGYDTVIDEEGSNISAGEKQLLTIARAFLADPALLILDEATSSVDTRTELLVQRAMNALRKDRTSFVIAHRLSTIRDADTILVMEHGRIVEQGNHQELLAREGAYYRLYRSQFEGAIEAEVA